One Marmota flaviventris isolate mMarFla1 chromosome 17, mMarFla1.hap1, whole genome shotgun sequence genomic window, actacagaatgctaaagaaagaaattaaagaagaccttacttgttcttggataggcagaattaagattgtcaaaatgaccatactaccaaaagcactgtacagattgaATACCATCGCaatcaaaatagaaatagaaaaaaccaTCATgaatttcatctggaaaaataagagacccagaagggccaaagcaattcttagcaagaagagagaAGTAGGAGacatcactatactagaccttgAACTATAttcagagctacagtaacaaaaacagcattgtattggcaatggtacagaattgagGACACAGGGACAAACTCACATAATAACAGTTATCTTATagtagataaaggtgccaaaaacatatattggagaaaagatagcctgttcaacaaatggtgctggaaaaactggaaatccacatgcagcaaagtaaaattaatctcctatctcttaccatgcacaaaactcaactcaaaatgggtcaagaatctagaaattaaaccagagaccctacgcctaatagaaaaaaaaaatgtaggtgcaaatcttcatcatgttggattaggccctgactaccttaacaagactcctatagcacaagaaataaaatcaagaatcaacaaatgagatggtttcaaactcaaaagcttcctctcagcaaaagaaacaatcggtGAGGTGAATAGAATGCCTATAGAATGGgatcaaatttttaccacactcacatcagatagagcactaatctctagaatatataaataactcaaaaatcttaacaccaagaaaacaaataacccaaacaataaatgggccaaggaactgaacaaacacttctcagaagatgatatacaatcaattaacaaatatatgaaaaaaaaatgttcaacatctttagcaattagagaaatgcaaatcaaaactactctaagatttcatcttactctagtcagaatggcagctattaagaatacaaacaacaataagtgttggcaaggatgtggggaaaagggcacactcttacattgctggtgggactgcaaatcggtgcaaccaatatggaaagcaatatggagattccttggaaaacttggaatggaactagcTTTTGACCTAGCtaaccaaaggatttaaaaatagcatacttcagggacacagccacatcaatgtttatagcagaaaaattcacaatagctaaattgtggaaccaacccagatgcccttcagtagatgaaaggataaagaaactgtggtatacaaatacacaatggaatattactcagcattacaagagaataaaatcatggcatctgcagatAAATGAACAgtgttggagaatattatgctaagtgaagtaaatcaatcccaaaaagccaaaggacaaatattttctctgacatgtggatgctgaTATataatgggggttggggggagcatgggaggaatagaggaactttagacagggcaaagggaagagaggggaggaaagggggcatggagataggaaggatggtggaatgagatggatatcattaccctaagtacatgtatgaagaaataaatgtgactgcattttgtgtacaatcagatacatgaaaaattgcgttccatatgtgtactatgagttgaaatgctttctgctgtcatttataacaaattagaataaataaaattctttaaaaaaggtAATTGATATCAATACCTATTATTACTTTCCTTGAATATTTTATCAATAATACCATGTATAGGTCTGAATCTGTAGCACTGGGGCAGGGGAAGAGGGCTTGCCTGGcttgtatgaggtactgggtttgatccttagcactgaataaaaattaaaaaacaaacaaaaaaagaatatattatagCCAGGCCAagggtgcacacctataatcccaacagctcagaaggctgaggcaggaggatcccaagttcaaagccagccacagcaaaagtgaggcactaagcaactcggtgagatcctgtctctaaataaaatacaaaatagggctgagcatgtggctcagtgattgagtgcccctgagttcaaatcttaGTACCACctacccccccaaaaacaaatatattatagATAAAACATAGGCCCCTGACCTCCTCCTTTGCGGTTCCATTTGTCTCCCACGTCCCTCATAAGCACCATTCTCATCTAGATGTTTCTGTTAGGCATGTTTTAATGCTCTTTCATATTAATATATTGCTTTACTCTGAGGAATATACTCAATATATCTGAATTGTATGCAAAAAGAAGTGGTTAAatggtaaaatttatatatatattttaacaataaaagcaGGGAAAAAATACCAACTTAAATGGATTCTATGTTATGCTTTTTATGAAAACTTTCACATTCAACCTTCTCAGGCTGAAGTATTCTTTCTTTAGTACACTTCGTGTACTTGCTACAGATGACCTCACCGACAATCCTTTATGGTCATAGGTGTACGTGTCTTTAACTCTTGAATGAGGAGTCACGGGTCCCCCAAAATCCAAACATCTCTTTTTGATATCTTAAACTAGTGAGAAGTGTGTGTGCTCAATTTCTGTGGAAGGGAGGTTGAAACTAAGGAAAGGAAGACTCTAAGACTAAACACAGGATTCTCAACATGGGGACAATGGAAGTCACACAGGGTGATagtaaaaggaggaggagaaacacgTTTGACTGAGCCTGTGGATGAGTGAGGAGGAGGATGGTGACCCTGGAGATAAGCTGGAAACATAGGAAGAATCAGCAAGAAGGATGAGTCCAGCCATCCTCAAAGAGGAAGAACTGTAGGGACAATTTTAATGGCACTCGCAGAGGAAATTCAGAGAGCACAGTACATGGGTTGAGAGGATTTGGTTAAATTAAGATCTACTGAAAACTTTTTAAGTTTTGGTAAAATAGCTTCAGTGTTAGAAATAGCTCCATGAGAGTTGACCCCCAAGAGGCTCTCTTAGATATCTGTTGATGTCTTGTGATGAGAAGATCTTCAGGAACATGGTCACCACCAGAAGCTACAGTATTTATCAAGGGCTTGTTTTATCTCATTGATTCGGGAACAACACTGTGCATTCTATAATAAAATTTCCCTCAAATTATGAATGAAGACAGCCAGGCTTAGTGTGCTTAAGTGGCGTTCCCAGCCCCCACCTTCCCCTGCCACTTTGCCCCTAATGCCAGCCGACTTGCTAGAACCAGCCACCATGCCAGGACATTTTAGAATAACATGCTAGAACCACCTGGTCCCCAGGGTCATCAGAACAGCTCTCTGTCTAACACTACTGACTGACACGGCCTTCCCAGTGACTCACTACCCCCTGCCACTCACTCCAGACCCAGAAGTTCCCCCCAAACCATTCTGCCACTTGAGAGTCACAGGGGTCCTGTCTCCTCTGACACTGCAGATAGGAGTTAATgataaaacatgttaaaatgcATGAAATAATAGACAAACTAGGGGGAGAAATACAGTAAGAAGGGGCCtagggagagagaaatgaaggcCTTCTCTTTAGGAGGCAGGATACTCCCTGTGGTATCCTCAGGGTCAATGTCAGTCTTCTGGTCAACATACCTACTTTCAACCTGGGCCCAGATGTTATGACGGAAGAGGAGGAAGACATGGAAAACACAAAACCATGCTAACTCTACAACACGGGCTGCGGAATCAATTAAAATTCTGGGTGCATAGGGTTCTTAACTAGAGGGATTCTTGAGGTTGGAGCCTGTGGCCTCCAACCAAATGTCTTCTCTTTAGCACCAGCAGGATGAGACCTTCTTGGCCTTCTCATGGCACTTTCTCCCTGGCAGGGAGGACACCACTCTCTTCCTGAGCCAGTGAGAGAAGCGCCAGAAATTCATACAGGAAGTGCCTTCCTTGTCTGAAGGCAGGTCCCCCTCCTCTGACTGCTCTGATGACCCTAGGGAGCTCTTTGCTGTGCCAGGCTCCTGGCTTTCCATCTGCCAAGACAAAGAGGAGGAGTTAGAGACATTCAGGGTCAGCAGCAATGGGGCCAATATTACTCAtttatggatttccaatttacTTTTTTACCAAAATGAGCCAACTGTCAATGCAAAGTTTCAGGACTCACTCACATTAAagccacacacaggcacacacactgGTCTGTACAGtgcttctctgcttctctctctctctctctctctctctctctctctctctctctctcagtgctCCCTGGCATTTCCCCAACACCTCTTCCCTGACCCCTTTCCTGGCTGTGGACCTTCTCCCATTGCTCAACTGCTCAGACACTGGGGTCCTCCTCTGCTTCACAGCAGGTACAAGGACTCCATGCTGTCCCACCTGGCACCCCCACTGGGTCTGTCCCTTCCTCTGCAGGGGGGCAGCTCTGTGCTCACCTCAACAATTTCATCCTCCTCAAGCCCAGGAGGCATTTCTGGGCTCTGCTTGGTGTCTCCATTTTCTGCTGGTTGATACTTGGGCAAGTCCTGACAAGCCTCCTGCTCTTCAGGACTGACCTGATCCATATGGGAAGAGACACTGCTGGATGGCTGGACATTCTCCTCCTCCTGAGGAGACTCAGGGGGTACAGAGTCGTCTACATCCTCCTCCCGATGAGGATCGGAGAACAGAGAGTCGTCATCTTCCTCATCCTTGTCTAGACATACAGCAATAACTCTCAAGAAATAAATCAGTTCCAAGATGCTCTGGCATCCTGTCTCCTCTTGCCAATTGTACATACTCTCCTCATCATCTTCCTCCCATTCAGCCCATTTCATTTGTGAGTAGTCGAAGGGGCTGCACACATCGCCATTCATGGGCTCATCCACGTCTTCTTCACCAGGCTCCTCTGGCTTCTCctgaatttcatttcttctgccCATGGGTCCCCTTACATCATTGGTTCCCCATGCCCCttggacaggagggagggaggaaggacgcTCAGAGGTCAAGTCTTCACAGGCTACGACAGCCTCACAGTCAGGCCTGTCCTCTGAGGGGAAAGGGACTACAGAGAGGCTCTGGTTGGATTTGGATTCCGAAATACAGTGCTCCATGTCAGGGCAGCTGCTGCCAGATGATGAGTCGTCCATAGGGACTAAGGGCACAAAAGCCCAGTCTCCCTGGACTctggaaatttcaaaagaaaaatattaattcatgatAGGGGGAAGTGACTCATGTACTTTTCCAAATGATGCCCATTCCTTCATCCattcccagctatcccactcaggCAGAAGTGCATCCTGTATTTGCACTCTCCAGTCAAGGGCCCAAGAGCAGTTCTTTCTCTTGGAAAACTCATTTTATTGAGTAATGACCCTCTGCCCTGAGCATCTCCACCTGATACCTCTCATGCTTTGTCTTATCACTACAGTTGGAAGAACTGCCTGCCATAAAAGATAGTTGTATAAATTTGAAAGCTACAGGAAAGTCAAAGATGTAAAGAAATACCCATATCCCACCATCCAAGGGGAATGACAATCCTCAGGGAAAGAGTTTGGTGCATTCCTTTATAGTCTTATTTCCCTCTTATCTACATACATGTATGGATTGTACTCGTGTGCACATATGTGGATGTCACATCAAAGAAACTgagattattaaattttgtggTACACCCTACAGGAAACAAATATATGGCTATTCTGTGATCCTTCAGCACTTTCTCATTAACTCTCTTTGGTGATCACCTGTTAACAATCATCAACATAGGTGATCAATGAACCTTAGATAATTAAGACCATTAACAATGGTCTTATTAATGATATTAAACCCCCTTATCCACACATTTTTGTCTTCCTTTACATAGTCCTATAGGTAGGATCATTGActcaaatattacaaatattataaaattatgataattgatattaaattaatttctagAAAGAATACATCTAATTAAATGCCCATCCTGACATCATCGGATGGTATCTTTAGTCCAGCATTTCCCGTGATGCTTCAGCAAGTCATTGgggaagagaaaacaaacattGGCTTTCCcttgagatctctctctctctctctctctctctctctctctctctctatctatctctctctctgtctatcTCTATTTCTATCTTCTGTTCtcgcacacacacattcatgtaCCTGTAGACTCTGTCAAAACTGGCTCTAGTGACTTCTTGCGAAAAACAGATGCTGCCAACTCCTGAGGCAGACCCAGGCTACCTGAAGTCCTTCAGGTACTGAATCCAGTAACTGAGAAGTTCAAATGTCAGAATCCTTTGTTCTGAGAACCTTGGCTGCCATGGCAACAGAGGAACACAGGAGAGTcacaaatgtgaaagaaaaaatgggGATAAAATACCAGAGGACACATCCCCTTGCTTTAgtcatttgtttctttcattgtGACCAAAGtatatgacaagaacaattgaCAGCCAGGAAAGTATTTTGTAACCTCACATTAGATCACTGGCTCCCTTGCTCTGGGTCCTTAGTGCACCAGCCCATCATGGGGgtagggcccagtggaggaaatgtATCAACAGATGGGGGTCAGAAAACTGAGACAGGAAAGGGCCACAGGAAGAACACCTCCAGGACCAACTCACTATGGCTCACCTCCTCCAAGCATGTCCTACCACCTACCATTTCTAACCACaaagttcattcaaactaggataaaTTCATTAGGTTTCAGTTGTCACTAACTGCTCATCTGGGGTCTCCATCACAGCTTCACTTTACCTACAACTTCAAGCATTGGTCTCTCAGGGGCACCTACAGGGACTTTGATCCAGCAACATTTTGCCTGGCTTCCAGatctttctttgaaatcttggtggaaattTCATGGCCCCTTatgtatttgtcaaaaaaaaaaaaaagagagagacctgGGTTTAAGAACACCTGAGGAAAATACACATGTGtggcgcgcacacacacacacacacacacacacacacatacacacactttacGGAATAGTAATCAAAGCTAAGAAATAGCTATTGGACCTAAAAGAACGTCAACTCATTGGGCTCTGTCAACTTCATAAGAGCTTTCCCAAATATTTGTCTCTATTTCCATTCAATAAGATAGTATTTACAGTGTGCATAACTGTTCCATTTTTTACTATTGACTGGACTTAAATATCTAGTTTCTCTTCTCAAAGTTTGTAGAAGTTCTCTCTTCCAGAGTTTTGATGGCATGATGCAATGAATAGGCAGAGCTGGGGTTGGCAAG contains:
- the LOC114108404 gene encoding uncharacterized protein C12orf71 homolog produces the protein MDDSSSGSSCPDMEHCISESKSNQSLSVVPFPSEDRPDCEAVVACEDLTSERPSSLPPVQGAWGTNDVRGPMGRRNEIQEKPEEPGEEDVDEPMNGDVCSPFDYSQMKWAEWEEDDEESMYNWQEETGCQSILELIYFLRVIAVCLDKDEEDDDSLFSDPHREEDVDDSVPPESPQEEENVQPSSSVSSHMDQVSPEEQEACQDLPKYQPAENGDTKQSPEMPPGLEEDEIVEVSTELPPCRGRDRPSGGARWDSMESLYLL